In Panulirus ornatus isolate Po-2019 chromosome 30, ASM3632096v1, whole genome shotgun sequence, a single genomic region encodes these proteins:
- the wrm1 gene encoding uncharacterized protein wrm1 — MPVYNVSLADINERYGIKPEFFNYTPFYIWITICTILAVILIMVNWICSCCHEHSKYWNDPDTGNRFASLIFVRKVKQRPLDAMF; from the exons ATGCCTGTGTACAACGTATCATTAGCTGATATCAACGAAAGATACGGAATCAAACCAGAGTTTTTCAACTACACTCCATTTTATATTTGGATCACTATCTGCACCATATTGGCAGTTATTCTTATTATG GTGAATTGGATTTGCAGTTGCTGTCACGAGCATTCTAAGTACTGGAACGACCCAGACACTGGCAACCGCTTCGCCTCTCTTATCTTCGTCCGTAAGGTCAAGCAGCGACCCCTGGATGCCATGTTTTGA